A stretch of DNA from Microlunatus sp. Gsoil 973:
CCCGGTGCCGTCGGTCAGGTGGACGTGGCCGAGCCGGTCGCCCCAGGACTTGGCCAGCTCGAGGGACTGCTGGCCGGCGGTCGAGGCGTGGGAGAAGTCCAGGGTGAGATCGTCGTAGGCGAGTTGGGTCGGATCCCATTCAGGCAGGTAGGCCTTGAGCTCGGTGCCGCGCATCCGCCACGGATACATGTTCTCCAGACAGAACCGGACGCCGGTGCGGTCGGTCAGGTCGCGCAGTTTGGGAACGAAGTCACGCGCGTAGTCACGCTGCCAGCGAAACGGCGGGTGCACCACGACAACGTCGGCATCAAGCTGCTTGGCTGCGGCGGCCGAGCGCTCGAGTTTGGCCCAGTTGTCGGTCCCCCAGGTGCGCTGGCTGATCAACAGGCAGGGCGCGTGGACCGAAACGACGGGGAGTTCGTGATAGTCGCGCAGCTTCTCCACGGCGTCGATGTCGGTGGAGACCGGATCGATTCCGACCATCAGTTCGATGCCGTCGTAGCCGAGCCGACCGGCGAGTTCGAAGGCACTCGACGTCGTCTCCGGATAGACCGACGACGTGGACAGCGCAATCCTGGGCGTCCGGACGTCGATGTTGTCTGTCACCCCTCCAATGTAGTGCGGCGCGGACAATCCAGCGTGTCGGCAGCCTCGGTAGCCACCTTCTTCGGGGTTTGCACGCAGTGTCGGCACCGTGCCGCGTAGGCTGCGCGTCGTGCCGGAAGTCATGATCGGTTTTCCCCGGGCCTATGCGGAGTTCCCCAACCCGGCGGACGACACCGAAGTGTTCAAAGTCGACCTCACGTGGTTGACGTCACGGTGGGAATGCATCTTCGGTCGGGGATGCGCAGGCATCTACGCCGACCGCCCCGACGACGGCTGTTGCACCCTGGGAGCCCACTTCGCCGACCTGGACGACGAGAAGCGGGTCCGGAAGGCGGTCAAGCGTCTCACCCCGGCGCTGTGGCAGAACTACAAGGAGGGCAAGAAGAACGGCTGGGTCGAGTACGAGGACGAGTCGACGGTCAACCCGGGCGAGGAGCCGGATCGCAAGACCCGGGTCCACAACGGCGCCTGCATCTTCCTCAATCGGCCGGGGTTCCCGGGCGGTTACGGCTGTGCGCTGCATCACCTGGCGGCCAGCGAGGGCAGGGACTTCGTCGAGACCAAACCCGACGTCTGCTGGCAGCTGCCGATCCGGCGACAGTTCCGTGAGGTGACCAGAACCGACGGCACCGAGTACACCGAGGTGAGCATCGGTGAGTACGGCCGCGACGGCTGGGGGCCGGGCGGTCACGATCTCGACTGGTACTGCACGGCCAACACCGAGGCGCACACCGCACCGCAGCCGGTCTACCTCAGCAACCGGTCGGAGCTGGTTGCGTTGATGGGCGAGCAGGGCTACCGCCGGCTGGTCGAACTGTGCGAGGAGTTCGAGAGCCGGAAGGGCTCACGGCTGCAGCATCCCGCCGACCCGCCACGCTGAGGCGACCACGCGGTCCAGCCGGACAGGACGATGGTCACCGGTTCGACCCCCGGATGCACCGAAGACCCCTCGATCGGGCAGCATGACCCCTATGGAACTCGACCATCTCTCCTTTGCCTGCGGCCACGAGGGACTTGCCGAGACCGCCGACCGACTGGGCCGGAGTCTCGGCGCGGAATTCGTCGACGGAGGATTCCACCCGCGTTTCGGAACCCGGAACCGAATCCTGCCGCTGGCCGACGGAACCTATCTCGAGGTCGTCGAAGTTCTTGATCATCCGGCCGCCGACAAGGTGCCTTTCGGGCAAGCGGTCCGGGCTCGTTCTGAGGCCGGCGGTGGCTGGCTCGGCTGGGCGGTCCGTGTCGATGATCTTGCACCCATCGAGAAGCGGCTTGGCCGGGCCGCCGTCCCGGGCGGGCGGCACGTGCCCAATGGCGACGAACTGACCTGGCAGCAGATCGGCATCAAGGGGCTGCAGTCCGATCCGCAACTGCCCTTCTTCCTCAAGTGGACCTCCGACATGGCGCTGCACCCGTCGAACTCGGCTTCCACCGATCCCAAGATCAAATTGCTCGGGCTGGAGATTGCCGGCGACCCGGACCGGGTCGACGACTGGTTGGGGGGTCACGCCGACACGGTGCTGACCGATTTCGAGATCAAGTGGATCGCCCCGAACGGCCAACCGGGGATCCTCGCAGCCACGTTCGCGACGCCCGAGGGCGAGGTACGCATCTAGGTCCCGCGTGAGACGGGCGCAATGAGATAGTTGGCGCTATGCCGATCTCGATCCACCCCGCAGTTGCGTCGGTGCCTCCGTACAAACCGGGCAGGCCTGCGCCGGTCGGACCGGACGGGGTGTCGTACAAGCTGTCCAGCAACGAGAATCCCTATCCTCCGTTGCCGGGCGTGGTGGAGGCCACCCAGCGTGCGGTCGCGCAGATGAACCGCTATCCGGACATGGCCAACACCGAGTTGACTGCTGCACTGGCCGCCAGACACGGCATCGGTGCCGACGAAATCGCCTTCGGTACGGGTTCGGTCGCCGTGCTCTACACACTGCTGCAGGCCGTGGTCGGCGAGGGCGACGAAGTGCTCTATCCGTGGCGGTCGTTCGAGGCGTACCCGATCGCGGTGCAGTTGACCGGGGCTCGTAGTGTCCGGGTCCCGCTCGGCCCGGGTGCCGTGCATGATCTCGATGCCATGCTGTCGGCGATCACACCAGCCACCAAGGTGATCTTGGTCTGTTCGCCGAACAACCCGACCGGACCGATCGTCGATCATGATCAACTGGCGGCCTTCGTCGGTCGGGTCCCCGAGCACATCATGATCGTCGTCGACGAGGCCTATCTCGAGTTCGCAACGGCGCCGAACCGGGTCCGCTTCACCGATCTTCGCCGACCGAACGTGGTCAGTCTGCGCACCTTCTCCAAGGCGTACGGGCTGGCCGGCTTCCGGGTCGGCTACTGCATCGCCGACCCTGTCGTCGCCGGCGCGATCCGGGCCGCGGCGACTCCTTTCGGCGTGTCCGGGCCGGCGCAGGCCGCGGCCCTGGCCTCACTGCAGGCCGAGGACCAACTGTTGGAACGGGTCAGTGAGTTGATCACGGAACGTTCGATCGTTGTGGCCGGCCTGCGTGATCTTGGATTCGACGTGCCGGACAGCCAGGCCAACTTCGTCTGGCTGCCGGCCGGTGAAAGGACCAACGCCTACGCCGAGGCGTTCGCCGCCGCTGGTCTGGCGGTCCGCGCCTTCTCCGACGAGCCCGACGCCGGTATCCGGATCACGGTCGCGGAGCCGGATGCGAACCGGCTCGTGCTCGAGGTCGGAAAGCAGTTGGCCGTCGGGTCCCTTGGCCGGTCCGTCGGCTGAATCGACCGCCGACCAGTCACGATTCGACACTGATGCCCGTCCGGTCTGGTCGGGTACCGCGCGAACGCCCTACGGTCGGCGTATGCCCATCTCAGCCCACATCGTCGTGCAAGGTGCCGAGCGCGCGGTCGCCTTCTACTCCGCGGCATTCGGCGCGACGGAAGTCTCCCGGATCCCGATTCCGGACGGCCGTCTGATGTCGGTGACGCTGCAGCTGAACGGATCGGAGTTGCACCTGGCGGACGAGTTCGCCGAGCTCGGTGTACTCGCACCGCCCTCCATCGGTGGTACGCCGGTGGTCCTCAGCCTCGAGGTCGACGATGCGGACGCCGTGTTCGCTCGGGCGATCGCCGCCGGCGCTACGGTGCGTCAGCCGGTCTCGGACATGTTCTGGGGCGATCGACACGGACAACTCGAGGACCCGTTCGGTCACCGATGGAACATCAGTCACCACGTTCGCGACATTCCCCAGGACGAGGTGGTGGCTGCGGCGGCGCAGCTGTTCGGAGCCTGATCCGGCTGATCAGTCACCCCAGTCCAGCTGGGCCTCCGGGACTCCGAGTCGCCGGCCGTGATCGACAGCCCGGGCGCGGGCCGTGTTGTCGCCGATCCGGTAGCGGAAGATCCTCTCCGGGAAGATCACGAAGTGCTCCGATGCGTTCTTGAAGTCGGCGTACCAGACGCCGGGCTCGGCGATCAGCGAATCCGCCAACCAGGCGGCCAATCGGTCGGCGTCAGCCTCGTCGACCGCGAAGTACAGCAGCGTCCAGCGGGTCGGCTGGTCCGCGGCGGCCGAAGCGTTGTCGAAGGTGGTGATCTTGGTGACCACCAGCCGCATGCCGTCCAGTTCGGTGCCCGGGCGCAGGCTCTGGGTGATCAACACGCCGTCGTACATGATCGTCATCCCTTCGGTCAGCGCAGCCTGGATCGAACAGCTGGTCCGAACAGTAGGCGGACCGATCCGACATCCAGCGCGTGTCCCACGAGAGTGTCGGACCCGCCGTCTACCTTTCCGGTATGGCCAAGACCAAGAACCGACCCGCCTTCTGTTGCACCGAGTGCGGCTGGACCTCTGCACGCTGGGTCGGACGCTGTGGTGAATGCCAGACCTGGGGCAGTGTGGTCGAGGAGGGCGCACCGAAGCTGACCAAGGTGCAGACCAACGTGCCCGAGTCGAAGGCCATGCCGATCGGTGAGGTCAGTGCCCGCGCGGCGACCCGCGCCAAGACCGGCGTCGGAGAGCTCGACCGGGTGCTCGGCGACGGGTTGGTTCCGGGGGCCGTCGTGCTGCTGGCCGGTGAGCCCGGCGTCGGCAAGTCGACCCTGTTGCTCGAGGTCGCCGCACGCTGGGCCAAGGCCGGCCGCCGGACGTTGTACGTCTCCGGCGAGGAGTCGGCGGCACAGGTCCGGTTGCGCGCCGGTCGGACCGATGCGCTGGCCGACGAGCTCTATCTGGCTGCCGAGACCGACCTCGGCACCGTGCTCGGGCACATCGAGGAGGTGCAGCCGTCGCTGATGGTGCTGGACTCGGTGCAGACCGTCGGTACGGCCGAGGCCGACGGTTCGCCGGGCGGGGTGACCCAGGTTCGTGAGGTGACCGGCGCACTGGTCCGGGTTGCCAAGCGGCGGGGCATGGCGGTGGTGATCGTCGGCCATGTGACCAAGGACGGCAACATCGCCGGACCGCGGCTGTTGGAGCATCTGGTCGACGTCGTGCTGGCCTTCGAGGGTGACAAGCATTCCGGTTTCCGCATGGTGCGCGCCACCAAGAACCGGTTCGGCCCCGCCGACGAGGTCGGCTGTTTCGAGATGGCCGAGAACGGGATCGTCGAGGTCGCGGATCCGTCCGGCCTCTTCACCTCGCGGCACGACGAGCCGGTGTCCGGCACCTGTGTCACCGTGACGATGGAGGGCCGGCGGCCGCTGCTGGCCGAATTGCAGGCTCTGGTCGCTCCCAGCAACCTCCAGTCGCCACGCCGGACAACCAACGGCATCGAGTCCAGTCGGCTGGCGATGATCCTTGCCGTGGTCGAACGTCGGGCCGGGATCAGGCTCTACAACCGCGATGTCTACGCGTCCACCGTCGGCGGGGCAAGGGTCAGCGACCCCGGTGCCGACCTGGCGATCGCCGTCGCGGTTGCATCCGCGGCGATGAACAAGGCCGTGCCCCGGTCGCTGGTCGCGCTCGGTGAGATCGGGCTTGCCGGGGAGCTGCGCCGCGTGCCCGGTACCGATCGCCGCCTGATCGAAGCCGCGCGACTTGGATTCACCGAGGCCGTCGTTCCGACCGAGTCCGGGCGGGATCGGGTCGGTGGACAGGAAGCTCGCAACGGCATGACCGTCCATCGCGTCACCACGATCGGACATGCGCTGGCGGTTCTCGGGTTGTTGCCGACCGACCGCCGGACTGCCGGTGGGGAGCCGGAGGCTGCGGAGGACTCCATCGCCGACCCACCACTGCTGCGCAAGGATCGTCTGGCTCAGGTGTTGAAGGAGCTGGAGCCCCAGTTCCCGGCCACCGAGTGACCGCGCCGGGGTCCGCCGGGCCGTCCCGTACGATGACGCGCGGACCATCCGTCGGACGAGTCACGCTTGGGTGGCGTGCAGCGAGGTGAATCTGTGGCACCGGATCCGGAGCAGCGTACGCGGGAACTGGAGTATCTCGCCCGGCTCGCGCCCGGCACTGGACTCCGTGACGGGTTCGAGCGGATCCTGCGCGGCCGAACCGGCGCCCTGGTGGTGCTGGGCGACACCAATGAGGTGATCGCGTTGTGTACCGGCGGGTTCGTCCTTGACGTGCCGTACACGCCGACGGCGCTGCGCGAACTGGCCAAGATGGACGGCGCAATCGTGATCACCAGCGATCTGTCCCGCATCGTCCGGGCCGGAGTGCACCTGATGCCGGATCCCCAGCTGGAGACGGTGGAGACCGGCACCCGCCACCGGACCGCGGACCGGGTCTCCCGGCAGACCGGGATCCCCGTCGCCACCGTCTCAGCGTCGATGTCGACGATCGCGCTCTTCATCGACGGTGTCCGGCGGCAACTGGAGACGTCGGAGCAGGTGCTCAGTCGGGCCAATCAGGCGGTTCAGACCTTGGAACGCTATCGGGAACGGCTCTGGCAGGTCATCGGTCGGTTGTCGGTGCTCGAAGTCGAGGATCAGGTGACGATCAAGGACCTGGCGTTGGTCGCACAACGGTTGGAGATGATCCGCCGGCTGCAGAGCGAGATCGAGGCGTACGTGTTGGAATTGGGCACCGACGGACGGCTGCTGGCGTTGCAGTTGTCGGAGTTGGGTGCCGGGCTGGACGAGCTTGTTGAGCTGCTTTCGATGGATTACGGCCCGTCCGACGGGACCGGTCTTGATCTTGCGGCGTTGGCCGGACTGACAACGGGCAAACTGCTGGAGACCGGCGAGGTCGCTCGCGCACTCGGCTTCGCCAATGCGCACCTCGACACCCGGCTGAGCGCCCGCGGCTATCGGCAACTGGCGCAGATCAACCGGCTGCCGACCGCCTACGGCGCCCGACTGGTGGAGCATTTCGGAAACCTGCAGGGCATCTTCGGCGCGACCACGGCGGAGTTGCAGGAGGTCGAGGGCGTCGGCGAGAGCCGTGCCCGGTTGATCCGCGAGGGGCTGACCCGGCTGGCGGAGTCGGCCTACGCCGAACGGCTCGGCTGATCGGGCCGATCGCCGCACCGACTTATTTCAAGATCAACAGGTAGTCCCGTGCCGGGGCGCCTTTGAGCCTGGAGAGCGCGTGGTAGTAGCCGGGCCGGGGTGTCTCCGGCCGGTTGGCGCACGTCTCGTCCTGGGCCGACCGCTTGCCGTTCCAGGTCACCGACCAGCCGACGCCCTCACCGGGCTCGAGCGTGGTGTCGGCCTTGTGCACAAGCCTGGTGCAGTCCTCGGTCGACCAGATGCGGTCGCTTCCGGAATAGATCCGCAGCCGGTAGTCATCGGGGTTGATCGCCAGCGAACAGGACTGGTCGGAACGGTTGACGTAGGACACCTCAAAGGTGACCTTGGCTCCGATGTCGACGGTGTGGGTCTTGCTCTTCAGTGTCCCCGCGAGTTGGTCTGCTGTGCAGGCGGGGTCTGGCGACGCTGACGCACTCGGCTTCTTCGGCGCAGGACCGGCCGGCTTTCCGGCGTTCTTGGTTGAGCCCTTGTCGGAGCCCTTGGAATCCTTGCTCGTCGGAGTTGCCGTAGCCGAGGTCTTTGCCGGACTCTTTGCCGAGGTTCGTGCCGAGGCGGTGGCCGACGGACGCTGCGTCGAGTCGGCCGTCGGGCTGGAGCCGGTAGGCGTCTGGGTCGAACCCGGGGTCGGACTCGGCGACAGCGTCGGACTTGCGGACGGCGTTGCGGATGCCAGTGCACTGCCTGTGCCGGACCCGCTGGTCAACGCCGTGGCGGACGGTGTGGCGGACGGAGTGACGGCCGGGATCGCTGAATGGGTGGGCGGCGCGGCGGCCTGACCAGGGCTTCCGCCGAGATTGACCAGGAAGATCAACACGATGATCAGCAGCAGCAGCATCACGCCGACCACCACGGCGCGGCGCACCCAATAGGTCTCTGCGGATTCCGGGCCGACCGGCCGCATCACCCCACCCATGGCGCGACGATAGGCATGCCGCGCGCGCCGACCGGGTATGCCACGCCGTGGATGCCCGACGTCGGCGCGACGTTGGGGGTGATTACGGTGGCCCGGTGGAGTATGCGGACGTGGTGAGCAGGACGCTGCGCTGGTATCGGCACGCAGCCCGCGATCTGCCGTGGCGTCGACCGGACGCGGGTCCGTGGGCGATCATGGTCAGCGAGTTCATGTTGCAGCAGACCCCGGTCGCCCGGGTGCTGCAGCCCTGGCAGGAGTGGATGCAACGCTGGCCCTCGCCCGTCGCTCTGGCCGAAGCGCCGGGTGGTGACGCCGTACGAGCCTGGGGACGTCTCGGCTATCCGCGCCGAGCCCTCCGCCTGCACCAGGCGGCGACCGCGATCCGCGACGATCACGGCGGCGAGGTGCCGGATGACTATCACAGCCTGCTGGCCCTCCCGGGCGTCGGCTCGTACACCGCTGCCGCGATCGCCAGTTTCGCGTTCGGCCGCCGTCATGTCGTCCTTGACACCAACGTTCGCCGGGTGCAGGCCAGGATCGCCACCGGTGTTGAGTTTCCGCACGCCGGCCCCACTGCAGCCGAGCGTGACCTGGCCGCCCGGTTCCTGCCCGCCCGGTCCGATCGCGCCGCCCGGTGGGCGGTGGCGTCGATGGAACTCGGTGCCCTGGTATGCACCGCCCGCAGCCCGCGTTGCGATCAGTGCCCGGTGCGGACGTTGTGTGCCTGGCGGACTGCCGGGCATCCGCGGTACGCCGGCCCCCCGCGCGTCGGGCAGCGCTATCAGGGCACCGACCGGCAGTGTCGTGGCGCGCTGCTGGCGGTTCTCCGGTCAACTGACGAGCCGGTGTCCGCCGAGGAACTCCGGCTGGCCTGGCCCGATGCCGCCCAGCGCGAGCGGGCGTTGGCGTCCTTGATCATCGACCGCCTCGTGGTGTCGCGATCCGACGACCGCTTCATGCTGCCGACCTGACCCCGTTCCGCCCCGGGACGGCCGTGCTCGGGGCGGTCCGTAGTCTGATGGCATGACCGTCACCGCTCCGACCATTGGTCTCCTGCACGGCGCCCAGATGCCGACCCTCGGCCTGGGCACGTCACCGATGAACGATTCCGACACCGCCGCCGCCGTCCGGGCTGCACTCGAGTCGAGTTACCGGTTGCTCGACACCGCCGAGAACTACCACAACGAGCAGGGCGTCGGTCAGGGGCTGCGGGATTCCGGCGTCCCGCGCGAGGAGGTGTTCATCACCACCAAGTTCAACAAGCGCTGGCACAGCGTCGACGGCGCGCGGCAGGCCTTCGAGAACAGCTGCCAACGGCTCGGTGTCGACTACATCGACCTGCTGTTGATCCACTGGCCGAATCCGGCGCAGGACCAGTACGTCGACGCTTGGAGGGGCCTGGCGAAACTGCTCGAGGCGGGATCGGTCCGGGCGATCGGAACCTCGAACTTCAAACCTGCGCATCTCGATCGGATCATCGACGCCACCGGAGTCGTTCCGGACGTCAACCAGATCAACCTGAACCCCTACAAGGTGCGCAGTGGCCCGGTGGGGTATCACGCCGAGCACCGGATCATCACGATGTGCTGGAGCCCGCTGAGTCCCCGAGAGCTGCTCGACGAACCGGTGATCACCGAACTGGCCGCGCGGTACCAGCGGACACCGGCCCAGATCGTGTTGCGTTGGCAGACGCAGCAGGGCTACGTCACGGTGCCGAAGTCCTCCTCACCCCAGCGGATCAAAGAGAACATCTCCATCTTCGACTTCGATCTGACCTCCGACGAGCTGGCCGCGATCAGCGGCCTCGATCGGGGCGAGGCGGCAGTCACTGATTCCGACGTCTTCGGGCACTGACTCCGGGCCGTTGATCAGCTGTCGATGAAGGGTGACGTACCGCCTCGGGCGATGAACGCCTCGACCGCGTTGTCGATCACCGGCAACGGGACACTGCCCAGCGACAGGATCTGATCATGGAAGTGGCGGAGGTCGAAGGCTGCGCCGAGCGCCTGTTCCGCCCGCTGCCGGGCCTCGGTGATCTTGAGCATCCCCAGGTAGTATGCGGTCGCCTGCCCCGGCCAGGCGATGTAGCGGTCGACCTCGGTGACGATTTCATGATCACTGATCGCGGTGTTGTCGCGTAGATAATCCTGGGCGCGTTCCCGACTCCAGCCCAGGGCGTGCATCCCGGGATCGATCACCAGCCGCACCGCCCGCCACATCTGGTAACTGAGCATGCCCATCATCTCGAACGGCGTTTCGTAGATCCCCATCTCGACGCCGAGCCGCTCGCTGTACAGCCCCCACCCTTCGCCGTAGGCGGAGATGTAGACCTTCTGCCGGTATTCGGGATGCTGGGTCTGCTCCAGCGCGAACGGGATCTGGAACGCGTGACCCGGCGCCGCCTCGTGCAGGGTCAGCGCCGGGATCGAGTACAGCGGGCGGGCTGCCAGGTTGTAGGTGTTGAGGATGTAACGGTGCGGTCCGCCGCGGCCGAACGTGTAGAAAGGCGCCAGATCCGGGGGCGGCTCCTCGATGCCGAACCGCATCCGCGGCAACCGGCCGAAGTAGTGATGAGCGACCGCGTCGAATTTCTTGGCCTGCCAGGCGGCGAAGTGCAGCAGCTCGGCCGGGGTGTTTGCGTAGAACTTCGGGTCGCTCCGCATGAAGGCCAGCATGGCGTCGGCGTCGAGGAACCCGACCGAGCCGGCGACCTCGGCCATCTCCGATCTGATCGCCGCCACGTGTTCCAGGCCGATCTGATGGATCTGCTCGGCGGTCAGCCCTGTTGTGGCGTACTCGCGCAGTTGGCAGGCGTAGAACTCCTCACCACCCGGCCCATCGATCGCTGCGATGCCGGTCGGCAGCCGAGGGAAGTACTCGTCGGTGAAGAAGTCGAGCAGTCGGCGGTACGCCGGGAGTACGTCGTCGGTGATCATTCGGCGGCCTGTGGTGATCAACCAATCACGGTCGGCGATCGATCCCGGCAGGGTGGTCAACGGCTGGAAGAAACCGGTCTCCTCCGCGGAGGATTCGGCCACCGCCCGGATGGTCGCCTCCCTGCCGATCATGGAGATCTGCGCCGGTGCGAAGCCGCGGCCGGCGCCGGCCCGCATGTTCGCGATGTTGTGTTCGACATAGCCGGGGATCTGTTGGATCCACTCGATGTAGGCCTGCACCTCGTCCACGGAGCCGAGCCGTCGGCGCGACTGCGCGCCGAGTTCCATCCAGAAACCGGAATCGGCGTTGGCCGGTCGTTCGAACATCCGATGGTCCTGCCGGCTGATCAACGTGGAGATCTGGTAGCGGTACACGTCGAAGTCCTGGGCCTGTTCGGCGGTCAGCGCCGACCTGTCGATGCCGTCCAGTTGACCATCGACCTCCCGCCAGCGGTCGAGCCGGCGCCGTTGCGCCTCCGGTCCGACGTCCGGCAGCCGCGGGGTGAGCGGTTCGTCCAGCGAATGATCGGGAAACTGCTCCTGCCGCCAGGTCCACTCCGCCTCGGCGATCTTGCAGAAGGTCTCGTACGTGGTCCTGCCGTCAAGATCACTCACCGCTCTCCCCACGGACGAAGGCTGCGATGTCGGCGGATTGGACGATCCGGGACTCCTCGTGCACGTAGGTCATGTGCCCGGCCGGATAGTACTTCCTGACGATCTTGTCGGCCACCTCGTCCGGTACGTCCAGATGATCAAGCACGTATTCGCTGGCCGAGAACGGGGTTGCCGCGTCGTAGTAGCCGAACCCGACGTAGATCCGCAGGTCCGGTTGGGCCCGCAGGGCCGCCGAAAGCTCCTCGGTCGTGGTGACCGCCCGGCCCTCGAATTCCTTGTAGGACCACGGCTGGACACGGCCGGTGAGGATCTCGTACTCGAGGTCGCTGTGGAAGTCGAGCTCGGCGCGCACGTACTGGTTGAACGCCGCCGTGTACGGGAAGAAGATGAACATGTGCGAGGGATCGGTCTCCTGCACCTCGTTGTTCAGATTGGCCGGGGCCATGGTGAACCGGGTGTCCAGGCGGCCGGTGTCCAGGCCGCGGTCCCTCAACAACTCGGCGAAGAAGTGCCTGTGCTCGATCCGGAAGCGGGCGCGTTCGATGTAGCCGGGATCCAGCCCGATCAGCTCCGACATCTCACCGGCCAGCGCCGAGCGTTCGTCGGCGGTCAACCGCGAGCCTCGGGCCAGTGCGGGAGCGTAGGTGTCGGTGGCGAACCGTCTGGCTCGTTCGATCCGTTCCTCGACCTCGGCGACGCCCAACCCCTGGTGGTAGGCGGCAGTTGCAGCATAGGTGGGCAGGAAGTGGATGTAGGGCAGGTCGTTGCCGCGGGTGAACCGGATCGTGCCGAAATCCAGGACCGCGCTGATCAGGATGATCCCGTTCAGGGCGATGCCGTGCCGGGTGATCAGGTGTCCGGCCAGCGACGCCGCTCGCGTCGTGCCGTACGACTCGCCGGCCAGGAACTTCGGCGACAGCCAGCGCTGGTGGCGGCCGAGCCAGATTCTGATCACTTCGCCGACAAGATCACGATCCCGGGTGTAGCCGTGATACTCCTTCGGTTTGCCGCCGACGACGCTGCGGGTATAGCCGGTGGTCATCGGATCGATCAACACCAGATCCGCGTAGCGCAGCAGGGTCTCGGTGTTGTCGGTCAACCCGTACGGCGCGGTCTGCGGGTCGTCGACGTCGCCGGCGAGCACCCGACGGGGACCGAAGAGGCCGAGATGCAACCACACCGAACTCGATCCCGGGCCGCCGTTGAAGGCGAACACCACCGGCCTGCTGCTGTCACCGCCCTTGGCGATGTAGGAGGTCACGAACACTTCGGCCTTGGGCTTGTGTCCGGAGAACGTGTCGTCCTCCAAGTGCTCTTCGTTGATCACCATCGTGCCGGTGATCGCCTCGTACTCCAGCTCCCAGTCGGAGCCGGTGAGGGTGTGGTTGGTAGTCACCAGGTTGTCGGTCGGTTCGGGCTTGTCGCCCGTTGCCGTGTCAGGCTTCTCGTTGGCCGTGTCGACGGTCACCTATTCAATCCTTTCGATGATCAAAGAACTTGCGATGTTCAAAACCTTTGGTCAGGAACCTGACTCGGAGCCGGCGCGGCGTCCGGGGAGCGGGGACCGGCCCATTCGGAGCGGACATGGGCGATGTGCCGGTGCATCAGGGCCTCGGCCGCCGCACCGTCGCGAGCCTCGATCAGATCGAGGAGTTCGTGGTGCTCGGCCGCAGAGGCCCGCAACTGCCCGGACTCCAGCAGCGGAGTCAGACCGAGCAGGCGGGTCCGGGTACGGAGATCAGAGACGATGGTGCTCAACACCGGATTGTGTGCGTGCTCCAGCAGGGACAGGTGGAACACCCGATCGGCTTCGATGTACCCGACCAGATCCTCCCGCTCGACCGCCTCGACGATCGCCTCGGCGAGCCTGCGCAGTGCGGGCAGGTCCTCGGCCGGGATCATCGGGGTGGTCTCGCCGACGACCGGCGGCTCGAGCAGTTGCCGTACTGCCGCGATCGCGTCCAGGTCCGCATCGCTGATCTCGGTGACACGGTAGCCCTTGTTGGGCAGGGCTTCGACCATGCCCTCCCGGACGAGATCGAGCATCGCCTCACGAACCGGCGTCGGGGAGACACCGAGCATGTTGCCGATCGCGGGGGCCGAGTGCACGTCTCCGGGACGCATTGCCCCGGAGACGATCGCGGCCCGTAGGGCGTTGCCGACGGAGTCGCGCAGGGACTCCCGCTTCTGGAGCCGCGCGAAGCCGGCAATCGTCCGGGAAACCATCCATCACACCTCACATATCCTGGTGTTTGAAGCGGCAACCGATGTGTGACATGGTACTGCCTAGTGATCTTCACGCCGTCATCC
This window harbors:
- a CDS encoding sugar phosphate isomerase/epimerase, which codes for MTDNIDVRTPRIALSTSSVYPETTSSAFELAGRLGYDGIELMVGIDPVSTDIDAVEKLRDYHELPVVSVHAPCLLISQRTWGTDNWAKLERSAAAAKQLDADVVVVHPPFRWQRDYARDFVPKLRDLTDRTGVRFCLENMYPWRMRGTELKAYLPEWDPTQLAYDDLTLDFSHASTAGQQSLELAKSWGDRLGHVHLTDGTGSMKDEHLVPGRGDQHADRTLQYLAGTGYSGHVVLEVNSRRSATRAQREIDLAESLAFARLHLEAGTARTSYQVDSTGVASHT
- a CDS encoding VOC family protein, whose protein sequence is MELDHLSFACGHEGLAETADRLGRSLGAEFVDGGFHPRFGTRNRILPLADGTYLEVVEVLDHPAADKVPFGQAVRARSEAGGGWLGWAVRVDDLAPIEKRLGRAAVPGGRHVPNGDELTWQQIGIKGLQSDPQLPFFLKWTSDMALHPSNSASTDPKIKLLGLEIAGDPDRVDDWLGGHADTVLTDFEIKWIAPNGQPGILAATFATPEGEVRI
- the hisC gene encoding histidinol-phosphate transaminase, which produces MPISIHPAVASVPPYKPGRPAPVGPDGVSYKLSSNENPYPPLPGVVEATQRAVAQMNRYPDMANTELTAALAARHGIGADEIAFGTGSVAVLYTLLQAVVGEGDEVLYPWRSFEAYPIAVQLTGARSVRVPLGPGAVHDLDAMLSAITPATKVILVCSPNNPTGPIVDHDQLAAFVGRVPEHIMIVVDEAYLEFATAPNRVRFTDLRRPNVVSLRTFSKAYGLAGFRVGYCIADPVVAGAIRAAATPFGVSGPAQAAALASLQAEDQLLERVSELITERSIVVAGLRDLGFDVPDSQANFVWLPAGERTNAYAEAFAAAGLAVRAFSDEPDAGIRITVAEPDANRLVLEVGKQLAVGSLGRSVG
- a CDS encoding VOC family protein; its protein translation is MPISAHIVVQGAERAVAFYSAAFGATEVSRIPIPDGRLMSVTLQLNGSELHLADEFAELGVLAPPSIGGTPVVLSLEVDDADAVFARAIAAGATVRQPVSDMFWGDRHGQLEDPFGHRWNISHHVRDIPQDEVVAAAAQLFGA
- the radA gene encoding DNA repair protein RadA, translated to MAKTKNRPAFCCTECGWTSARWVGRCGECQTWGSVVEEGAPKLTKVQTNVPESKAMPIGEVSARAATRAKTGVGELDRVLGDGLVPGAVVLLAGEPGVGKSTLLLEVAARWAKAGRRTLYVSGEESAAQVRLRAGRTDALADELYLAAETDLGTVLGHIEEVQPSLMVLDSVQTVGTAEADGSPGGVTQVREVTGALVRVAKRRGMAVVIVGHVTKDGNIAGPRLLEHLVDVVLAFEGDKHSGFRMVRATKNRFGPADEVGCFEMAENGIVEVADPSGLFTSRHDEPVSGTCVTVTMEGRRPLLAELQALVAPSNLQSPRRTTNGIESSRLAMILAVVERRAGIRLYNRDVYASTVGGARVSDPGADLAIAVAVASAAMNKAVPRSLVALGEIGLAGELRRVPGTDRRLIEAARLGFTEAVVPTESGRDRVGGQEARNGMTVHRVTTIGHALAVLGLLPTDRRTAGGEPEAAEDSIADPPLLRKDRLAQVLKELEPQFPATE
- the disA gene encoding DNA integrity scanning diadenylate cyclase DisA, with product MAPDPEQRTRELEYLARLAPGTGLRDGFERILRGRTGALVVLGDTNEVIALCTGGFVLDVPYTPTALRELAKMDGAIVITSDLSRIVRAGVHLMPDPQLETVETGTRHRTADRVSRQTGIPVATVSASMSTIALFIDGVRRQLETSEQVLSRANQAVQTLERYRERLWQVIGRLSVLEVEDQVTIKDLALVAQRLEMIRRLQSEIEAYVLELGTDGRLLALQLSELGAGLDELVELLSMDYGPSDGTGLDLAALAGLTTGKLLETGEVARALGFANAHLDTRLSARGYRQLAQINRLPTAYGARLVEHFGNLQGIFGATTAELQEVEGVGESRARLIREGLTRLAESAYAERLG